The Alosa alosa isolate M-15738 ecotype Scorff River chromosome 8, AALO_Geno_1.1, whole genome shotgun sequence genome contains the following window.
TCAAATGTGTTAATATTAGTTGATCAAACTATTTCCTTCCCACAATTTAGGTATCCCATTCTGTTATTCTCAGATTTGTTCAGTCATCTTCCAGTAGATGCTTTAATCATGTCAGTGTTAATTGGTCTCGGAGCTGATCAAGGCTAGATGCAGTGCAGAATCTACTGCTGTCTGGATTGAGGAGGTTGTTAGTGTTCCAGACAGGCAGCTCGTAGACCTGTCcaatcacacacaacacacttaaGAGGCTCACAAACAGTACGCACACAGTAAGCATGAGTTGAGTATGTGAGTTCATATACCGTAGTATTCCTTAAGAAGCATGTCAATATCAAATTGACATGCTGGTTGCTAAGAGACAGAGTAAGCTCATGTCCTCATGGCATATTAAGATCTGTACCAACCGAAGGCATCTGAGAGGCGCGCACACTATAAAACTCTAAAAACAGACTGGCTGGGGAATGTAGTGGACATGCTGTCGCAGCGATGACTGGCCGCATCGAGGAGGTAACCTGACCGTGGGTGGAGTTACTCAGCAACGGCGTCATTgactcccgctctctctctctctctctctctctctctatctctctctttctctctctctctctctctctctttctcagttccTGCCCTTTTCTCCCCTTCGCTTTTCCCCTGATGGTTTTATGCTTTCGttttctccacctccaccaccatcatcatcctcctcctcatcatcatctgtGTCATCTTTGTGATGCAGTCATCAACCCCTCGTGGGGTGTTCTTCGAGAGGAaggcaggagaaggagggaggggggagtttGGCAAATGAGTACAGGAGGGCTCCGTGCAAGGCATTGTGGGAAACTTTAACCCTTCAGCTGATCCATGTCTGAGACCTCGGTGTCCATGTCGGAGTCGAAGAGCGACTGGCCTGTGCGGTCGCTATCCGGCGTGTGCAGGTTGGAGTctagcgggtgtgtgtgtgggtgcgggggcgtgtgtgtgtgtgtgttggactcgTCCTGGAACGTGTCGGTCCGTGAGTACAGGCCCAGGTCCAGAAGGTGGGAGGACGAGGCGGTACTGTCATCGAACGAGCCGTCGTAGTAGAAGTCGTCCACGTCCACGAACCACTCGGGCCAGAATTTCCGACGGATGCGCTCGCAGTACATGGCTAAGTTGATCAGCTCACCTGCACAGGACGGAGGTCACAGGGGTTAAAGGTTAGGAGGGGTCACCTGACCTATGCTCATACCTGCCTTCTCAGTTCTCGCCATTAGTCTTTGATATTTTTCATGCAATAACACAAACATGATACACATACAGCACCTCCAAATCTCTATCCCCTCAAAACAGGTTTGCTATGTGTTTGTGATGTATGTATAAACTATGAGTTCTGATGGAGGTCTGTAAGAAATATATTCAAAGATCCAGtcactgtgtttgtatgtggcaacaacaacaacaacaccttgcatttatatagtgcttttcAATGCACCtaaagcactatataaatgcaaggtgttgatgttgttgttgttggtgttggtgttgatgttgttattgttgttgttgatgttgttgttgtttgatgttgttgttgttgttgttgttgttgttgttgttgctgttgtaatATATGGTGAAACAGTCTGGTTCAccgggggcagctgtggcctactggttagggcttcgggcttgtaaccgaagggttgccggttcgatccctgatCAAAAATGTGGGCAgaggaagtggttgagcactgctcacccatgcccacatccatggctgaagtgcccttgagcaaggcacctaacccctcactgctccccgagcgccgctgtagcaggcagctcactgctccgggttagtgtgtgcttcacctcactgtgtgtacactgtgtgctgtgtgtgtttcactaattcacggattgggatatatgcagagaccaaattttcctcacgggatcaaaagagtatatatatacttataccttTGATCAGCTGTTCTGGACGAGTTCCCGGCAGGGTCCACATGGCTTGGGCTAGATGGCCAAACACCGTAGCGTCCACCGCGGTCATCTTCGGCCCCATGATGTACTTCTTATCACCTGCAAGGTGTGTGATCACTGTCAATAGCTAATTACTCTCAGTGATAACAAAAGCTGGTTCCAATACGAGATTTGTATTGATGTTTATCTTTAACTGATATATGAACAGCTCTGATATAAATTGATATAGCTTtgatatacagtgtattatgaattcttatgtatttatttgctTGGACATGCTGTAGGATGTATTGTGTGTATATTCGATTACAAAACGAGTGGCAAACCTGTCTCATAATAGCTGTAATTCAGCTTAAAAGCCAGGGGAGGGCAGCACTGTGACACTGCAGTAAAATTTTGTAAGTGTTTTGAAAGACTGCTGTATGGTGTATAGCATTGTGAGGTGACATACAAGCTACAGCTAAAGGCTAAAGAGTAAAGCACTGAAAGTGggttataggcctatatacttatactatataacAGCCATACATTTTCAACTGAAGTATACAATTTGTTCTTCAGCATACATTTCTCATTTATCAAACATATTTCTTGAAGGTCAAATGCTTCATTACAAGTCAACAAAGAACTGCTCATCAACACTGATAAAGTATCTTTGTCATTCACACATAAATATAGAATCATAAGCATGTCACATCAATGCCGGTGCACCATGATGTGATGGGCAGAATCACATGACATTGAGCTTTTCAATGTGTTATGATTATTGGCTATagaattattatcattattattattattattattattattattattattattatgactatAATGTTGGTTTGCTTTCCTACATGTTATCTATGAGATGCGTGGTGCTTAAGAGCACGACTAGTGCTGAGGATGGACTCCGATGCTTTGCTTGGCTAACCTCTTAGTTCTCACTCCAGTGGTTCTGATATCCTGATGGATGATCATGAAAACAAAGCAGGACTGCGATGCTCTATGCTGTACTAAACTAGACTAAAAAGGTGAACTGTGAAAGCTGGCTGCATAATTCTAATTCTCACACACTGATTTTACATCATAGCCTAACATCATATCATTATGGGGAACAGATGTTAGTGAGGACACGAggacaagaaaaaacaacaacagtagATATCTGATACAGACAGAATACACAGTATAACAACTCATGTTCATACACGActcagacacacttacacaaacaagcacagacacacacacacacacacacacacacacagactacattGACCTGTACAGTACCTAGCAGAATGGCGAGGGTTCGCATGTCCTTCTCCATCAGTGCATACACCTCCTCCTTGGAGAAGCGTCCGATGCCGTGGCCGAACATCTCGCGCTTGACGATGCCGCTGGTCAGGTGACTCAGGATCCACTTGAGCACGTGGCTCAGGGGCCCGCTCACCGCCAGCATCTCCTCCGTCTTCTCCAGGTTATCCACCCACTGGCAGTATGCTATtgtcctgctcacacacacacatgtaatataatataatataatataatataatataatataatataatataatataatgctGTCAAATATGCATTCTTAACTAAAGATTTAACAGTGCACTACTGTCCTGCCCTCTGCCACATATTTCCTGTACAAATGTGTACCAAGGGACTCTTGAGTACTCATAAATATGCTTCATGTCAACAACAAGTGCTACTAGCAAACAGTGAGTGAATGTTGTCCTGAGCCACTATgttatagtaggctacagtaaatGGCTGGTATGCACTATGTATAGCACTATgttatagtaggctacagtaaatGGCTGGTACTGGTACTGGTCAGACAGTCAGGAAAAGTTCAGCATCTTTTACCagtggagtgtgtggtgtgtgtgtgtatgtgtatgtgtgtgtgtgtgtgtgtgtgtgtgtgtgtgtgtgtgtgttgtgcggtGCGGTGCTGGCTCTCTCACCAGTAGAAGTGCTCCTCCACCATCTTGGTGACGGCATGGGAGATGGCCATCTCCTGTGGGCTAAGGCTCTTGTTGAGGGTCATGCCCAGCTTGTCCTCCAGGAAGTCCATGATGAAGTCCGTGCCACACACCTGCTCCTGATTGTACTCGATCCAGGGCATCTTGCCCTGCGGAGACAACTTCCCATCGAAGTAGTtctagggaggaggaggaggaggagagacatgtGAGGAAGAGCATGGAGCAGTGGGCAACCTCTACAGAACTAGCCAAGTCAATGCAATGCAGATTTCAAAACAAATTTATTATTTGCTATTAATAGCTGGATGAATTCTTTGAGAACATGCCAAGGTTTTACAAACAAACTCGTCATCTTATAAGGATGACCTTGCAATGATGCTGTTAGACTAAACAAAATGTTATTTACAGTTATAGTAATGTTATTCATAGTTATATTTATAAATGCActaaatgatgatgatggtgtatCATCATAAATTCCAAATACCACTTACAGTACATGGTGTTTGCAAgggacagtcacacacacactaacactgtGTCACAAGTCACACGCAAAGACTGTGTGAATCCGTTCACCTcactgtcctcacacacacactcacctggtaGGGCAGACCCAGCATGCGCAGGTAGGTCTCCATCTTGAGGCAGAAGGGGGACAGGCTGGGGACCCCACACTTGGGCCGGGAGAACTGGTGAAGGATGATGGCATCTTGAGAGCTCAGCTCCTGCTCCTTCCTGGGGGGCATATAGATGGCTGGCGGTCAATTTAAATCTCACACTCGAAATTATCCTCCAAACTATTTTACGCTGGATGTGTTTCATGCTGAATAGTTCATAGTTTTGTCTTgtctactgtactgtacacgTCAGCAGCATGTTGAGCTAGaaccacaacaaaacaaaacaaaacaaaacaaaatacctATTATCAGAATATCATCAGAACacttataataatttatatcaTCAGAACActtataataatttataaacACCTAATATCAGAACACTTATCAGAATACCTATCAATATCATGAAGGCATTCAGTAG
Protein-coding sequences here:
- the faxca gene encoding failed axon connections homolog, yielding MYWRVGFAWSPACVVDFGRNQSFSFGLCGSDERYSLYGYIIAYPLQDYAGIMSALGSDSWWRKTLYLTGGALLAAAAYLLHELLAIRKEQELSSQDAIILHQFSRPKCGVPSLSPFCLKMETYLRMLGLPYQNYFDGKLSPQGKMPWIEYNQEQVCGTDFIMDFLEDKLGMTLNKSLSPQEMAISHAVTKMVEEHFYWTIAYCQWVDNLEKTEEMLAVSGPLSHVLKWILSHLTSGIVKREMFGHGIGRFSKEEVYALMEKDMRTLAILLGDKKYIMGPKMTAVDATVFGHLAQAMWTLPGTRPEQLIKGELINLAMYCERIRRKFWPEWFVDVDDFYYDGSFDDSTASSSHLLDLGLYSRTDTFQDESNTHTHTPPHPHTHPLDSNLHTPDSDRTGQSLFDSDMDTEVSDMDQLKG